CCGAGTTCGAATCAAACTCTTgaccgagctactcgcgagcaGCTCGGTTCGATTACATCCCTACTCTCGACACAGAAATTTAAACAACTCAAAAGTGGGGAAATAAAAGGCAGAGAAGAAAAACGGTGCATGATCGCATTCTAAAAGATTGTGGAGCTAGGAAAAGACGGACTCGGCTAGTAGCTGCCTACTTGGATTATGGTACTTATTTGTGGATTGATGGATCATCATGGATGCGCATCCACAAGTTTGGTCAGTGGCGTCCCTATTATTCCTTTCAAGAATTGAGGATGATGAAAGGTATAGTATCTGTTTTTGTGGTTGGCAAGGGTTGTCAGGCCAACCCAACAACTCaattttgatgtcattttggGTCTCCCTGTCCAGGATTTAGGATGAGGATGACAATAATGTTACTTTAGGGTTCATGAGTGAAGCCCCTCCTGCCCCTAAATCTCCATTAGGGTATATTTAGTATCCGTGTTTGTAAGTTTAGGTCTTGAGGCGGAGTATACCAATTCCTAGGATCCGTTAACTTGGAATGATACGATTGCCCTTTAATTCCATTCCTCAACAGAAATAATCGCGCGGACACGAAACTAAGCAGTTCTAGAATTCAACGAAATAATTAGCAAAAGGTTGATCCGCATTTTAGAACAACCACACCAGCACTAAAACCGCATTACAAGCAAAGAGGTGACCCAATGCATCCTCCacaattgtaaaaaaaaaggcAACTTTTCTCTGGTTTCAAGTGTCAAATATCGCTtttggagaaaaggaaaagcctCAAGGGACCGTTATTCCAAGGTTAGTAAACTTTTTGAATTTACCACTATAGTCCAGCTGATAAGTAAACAGACGTTGGGAAAGCAAACATGTTGGGCCCTTGGCTTAGGCTGCCTCTGTTAGACTATAGTCCGAACAAATTAACTAATTGTGTTTGGAttacatttttcatgattttcatgaaaaaattactgatgaccgtccctgTCCCAAATCCTACTAGTACTCCATTGTAGACGACAAATGCATAGCATTGATTGTACATGAATGATCCTTGTAATTTTAGTAGCAAATATAGCCTTGAACTCAGGGCTACCAAGTTCCACCATCGTACTCAGGGTCTACCCATCCCCATCATAGAGGAGTAAGATTCTTAATCATTCTCCCGATTCAATCAAGTGAAGATGGTCTAAGCATTTGTTTAGGTGTGTAAGTGCCAACTACGAGTAGGGCCGACACCACCAAAAATGATTCAAAGGAGCGGCGTGGCATCGTTTCTGTTCCAATTCATTTCACTATTTCAGCGAGACAGTTACACTCCTCCAAACAACTCCCAATAATATCACCATATCCCCTTCTCCTCTctttcttcccccccccccccccgtcCCACAAATCTTCAATCCGCTCTTCTAGTATTTTCGTTTGCTACAGTGCTAGTAGTATCTTCTTCTACGCTTAATTCTGCTGCTAGGCTCGCACAACACTAGTTGCTAGTCATGGCAGAAGAGGAAGCCAAAAAAGTAGAGCCCGAGACCGCTTCTTCTGAGCCTCCGCCTCCGGGACCAGAATCCGCTAAAGCTCTTAAAGATGTGGCTGAGGAGAAACCACTAGTCTCAGTAACTGAGGAGAAACCACTAGTCCCAGTTCCTGAGGAGAAACATGATGACTCCAAAGCTCTTGGCATCGTTGAAAGTATGTATGTAAAGTACAATTCACCTTAcgatttccctttttttttgttttctggaACAATTCTCGGGATGACATCAGTATGTAGTGCAGTAATACtgacaaaatgtattttcaGCTGATTGGATTCTTGATTTTGGGGTAAGTTTGCGTTTGCTTGGAAATAAGCCACCTATATTGCATGCTTATTCTTCAAGATTGGTAATTTTGGAAACAATTCTTGATTGTATTTTCATCGGTGGAGTGGAAATAAGTCACTTCTGTTGCATACTTATTCTTCAAGATTGGTTTTTTAATTGATTCTCGGTCATAATTCAAGCAAACTGACTGTCTATGAAATTACTATCTTATTTATCCAAATTGAATTATAAGGAGGATATGCTAGTAGCATATGATAGTTGTTATTTTTCTCCCAACTCAAGGAGTAAAGTATTATGTTGGTAGCGTGTAGTTAATGGTTAAAAGTTGCTAATTTATGGTTGGGGTGGGAATTAAATTTACTTTTGGGTGTATTCCTGATTGATTTTTATCAGTCTTGTTTAATTGCTAAGCATGATGCTAAACTTgatcctttttatttttggggtgggggggggggggacttGATCATATCGAAATGAATATACACCAAAATTGGAGATAAACTAGTTATaatatttttgtctttctctgtttgtgtgatttttttttttttttttaatcctcaTATCCATATGGGTTGATACCATCTCTCATCGCCCACCTAATTGGACGTAAGGAGCCTTCAAATGATTGGAACAGATTTCGTCCTCTATTTTGCGCTTTAAttgtttgttctttttttttctgtctgTGGCAGAACCTGCTGAAGAGAAACCTGCTGAGGGTTCTATTAACCGAGGTAACATAATTTTGCATGTGTGGTACTGATACACGTATTATTCTGATTCCCACCATGCGGAACTGGAAAGAATATACTCACTTTGCTTGAAATATCCACCCTCAGATGCAGTGCTAGCACGAGTGGCAACAGAGAAGAGGCTGTCTTTGATCAAGGCATGGGAAGAAAGTGAGAAATCTAAAGCTGAAAACAAGTAAGAAGCTTTCCTGATAACTCACCATCTATTGTCTATTCATGGCCTTTTCTATTACTAAAGATGTCTAAGAATACTGAGTACTTTGGTCAATTCTCTTCTTTGGCCTTGGTGGCAAACTTTGACTGCTAACATTTTGAAACTCTGAGGAAACTTTTGACTGCTAACATTTGAACAATGCCTATATGTTACCACACAAAACCATATGCGGTATCAACCAAACCACATAACCAAAAGGCTTTTTTCATTCCAGTTACTGCtttttgtttgttgtttgaCGGGGTGGGAAGGGGTTTGAAGGTCTGGTAGTTGACAATGTTGACAACCTTCAATCTGAATTTTGCTGACAGAGCTCAGAAAAAGATATCAGCCATTGGGTCCTGGGAGAACAGCATGAAGGCATCTATAGAAGCCGAACTCAGAAAGATTGAGGTAACAAGTCCtcactaatatttttttttgccgAAGTAGAACTGTAACATTAGGTGTCCTTTAGTCTCCATGTTAGCACATCCTTTGTGGGACAAATCATAATTCAAAGGCATTTTTTAGAAGTTAATAGAGTGTGTTAAAAGCTTTACTAGCCAGTTCTGTGAACCATTGAAGAAAATGGCTACTTAAATGCAAGAATATTAGTCAAGGTTCAAGCACTTTCTGCGTTTAAGTGATTCATATATTTAATCTTGCAAAGGATTATATTATATGTGACTCCACAAGCGGGGCATTCTCTTGTTTTCCacttcattttaatttttaacaGGTTGATGATCCCATACTTGTCTAGATGTATGTAAACCATTGGCGCCATTGCAAGTAAATGGTACTTCAGTTAAGAAGCTTCAATCTCTATCAACACACATGGGTTTTATGGTATGTAGGAAAAGCTGGAGAAACAGAAGGCAGAATATgtagagaaaatgaaaaataagatCGCTGCCCTCCACAAGTCAGCAGAAGAACAGAAGGCGGCCATTGAGTACAAACGCGGGGAAGATCTCCTCAAGGCAGAAGAGGGAGCAGCAAAATACCGTGCCACTGGAACTGCTCCAAAGAAACTCCTAGGATGTTTCTGAAGCTGAAAATTATCAGGTCTACATGAAAACTGTTGGAATCTGCGTtgtaaatttttcattttattgctttatttgttaatacatGTGTTTGGCTTGCAAAAACTGTGCCACGTTAATTAGCATTCATTGTTGGGTGTGCATAATTATGTATTTTAGCATGTGGAGGATGACAGAATTGTGCATTTGTGACAAGAAAGATTGGAAGAAACCGTTCCTTGTAGTCGAAGCTGTTAAGGTCGATCTTCGGTAGGATATGAATGCAAACAGTAAATTGTCATGGAAAGCTTGCCGGAAAAATTTAGAAGTGTGCTTGCAACTATAATGTTATCCTTCTTCCTCCTTTATTGACATTTTTTTGTGGTCCCAAAATTTCCCAAGACATTTTCTTGGAACTGTGCTGATTGGGTTGTTATTGCTTAGAAGCTTCAACCTAATCCTTACGCTGCAAACTTGATAAGGTTAGGTTAGATAGACAATCCAGATGTGGCAGTGCCACAAATGTCTTCAGAATAGATTAGTCCTTTCTTTATGTATTTTCTTGGAgacaaaccaaagaaaaagaaagtgtaAAATATAGAAAAGCTTCATGggattaaataaatatatagaaAAATCCCTATAGTTTTAAATCTGTGGTTTGAACTAATTTGAAAAAGTGACGGGAATCGTTTGAATTAATGGATTTGAAATACACGTGCTTCTTTTGTAAGTATTTATGCggaaaataaacaaatttttaatTGATATACCTATTATATCCTTAGAGTTATAATACAAAAAAATTCGCTGTGATTAAGcaaacatacaaaaaaaatcCAATATCTCGTGATTTGAATTAATGtgaaaaatagataaaaatCATCTAAATTAACAAGTTTGAGGTTGCTTGatatgaaaaataatttttaaaatcaaaTTGTTAGATGATATATCTATCAAAACCTTTAGAActcataaaattttaaaaaaaatccaaaactcCCAAATACAACTCACTTTATTTctatacataaaataaaagtcaCCTTATTTCTatacacaaaataaataaataagaacttCTAAACACAACTTACTTTATTCCTATTTACGTTGGTTGGCTCAAGTATAGGGGGTTTTTCCTTAAGTTTGTTTAATAGGATGATTGTTAGAAGatcttttattatttatatatattagggTAATTGGTGTCATTTCGTCCACTTCcattagttttgatgattttaaTATTGTTATTTCAAATTAGTTCAAACTATGAGAGGTCGAAATATATGATTTGAAATCATAAGGggcttttttgatattttactcagaaagaaacaagaaatgcTGGCTGATCCGGAACAAAAAATGCTGACAGGTCTACCGACAAGCTTTCTCTACATTTGCTCAAAGCTATACAGATTTTAGATCACATACGAGAAGACGTATTGAACGGACGTATACAGGAATTTGCATCGAGAATTTGAATGTTACAGATCCACTTGAATATTGTTTTGTCGACTAATCTACCCCTTGTTATAAAAGGATTTTGGCACATTTCTCGTTAAGCATTTTGTACGCAGATCAttaataagagaaaaatagagCACGTCCTTCAAGGCTTTAATGCTCAAGAAGCCTAACAAAATTGATTATGTACTCACCCtgtgggggagggggagggggaggaggaCGAGGAGAAGCGGTTATGGAAAATGACGGAGAAGGTGTATTCAGTAATAACGAcacacaaaaaagaaagaagttttTCTGCCTTTTCCAAAACCCAGTACATATACAAATTGCCAAAACTGTTTGGTTTGCTACCTGATTTACTGTCCTCTGGGACTAGAGCTCCTTGATTTAGAGTTTTAAACAGCCAGCGGCTGTAATTAGCAAAACATGTAAATAATTACTGCAGCAGTTTTTCAGATGTAAGTTGCTATAACCACAACTATAATTGTTTCCAAGGATAGCAGTCAGTCAGTGAAATTGGTTCTTGCAGGTACATGGAGACATCATCAATAGGTTCTTGCAGAAATTCCATATCATTACCATTCGGTAAATCTTGCAGTAGCTGCATCTTTGTTTCTGAGGAATTATCCAATTCATGTGACTTTGAGGAATCAGAACCAGTAAGCAGCTCTTCTGAATTATGGCAGCTCATATGCTCTTCCTGCTTCTGATTTTCAGTGGCATCAGCAGAGCCAAATATCCTTGCAGAATCAGTCTGTGTTGTAACTCCAGAAGTTGATTCATCTTTTATGGATGATGACACTTGAGACAAAGGACTCTGACAAGCGACTCCTTGACGAAATGATTCTCCAACTTCAGAATTCCAAAGACGAAGGAAGTAGTCGCATTCCGTTTTAGCTGCTGATGATGAGCTCAGGAGTAAAGGATCCATTGATAGCCGGGCCTCTGCTTCAAGTCTGGCACTTTCCCACTGCACCATGTGGCGAGTTGATGGAGTTTCCAATCCAAAGTCATCAGATGTTAAAATGGACTCTGGCTGGTCGAGGCTTGCTTTAACACGCTTCTTTAGATGCGAGTTCCAGAAGTTCTTGATTTCATTGTCTGTTCTTCCAGGTAAGTGAGAAGCTATAGCTGCCCATCTATGATTAAATTTGAGAAGATGAATAGAATATCAAAACTATAAAATGTCAAGCAATTTGATACATAAAGCTAACAAAAATAGCCAATCAAACAGGCAAAATAACTGAATCAATAATTTTTGCTATTCAGGAAAAGGCATAGAAAGGAATAGGCGCCAGTTACTCGAATTAGAGGCATAAGTGGAAAATTTTCATATCCAAGGGCAGCAAGTGTACTGAGGTCATCATTATCATGGTTCTTAGAAAAATATCCATCAGCAAGCTTGTAGTGCTAAATCATCCACAAGAATATCATGCCACCTATGTGTTTCAGTTAAGAAAGGATAATCAAAGTTACATGAGACAAAAACATGGCTTGTAACACCAGAAACGCAAGTCAACTAAGATTGCAGAACACTGAGAGGAGGAGAAGCCTGTTAACCAGTTTCTTGCATCAATATAGTCCACCGAGAAAAGATCTAAGTGGTACAGAGAGGAGAAGAAGCTTTTAAGTATTGGCTTTCCAAACATGACAAGTATATAAATCTTGCTAGTCATGTTGGCTTGTTAATCAGTATAGTTGTATCATGCAAGGAATGATTTGTATCAAATTCTCAAAATGTTAAGCAAAAGACATAATGTAACAGACACGGTAGCATCAAGATGTAATTAAACTGAACAAACATATAGATGTGGCAGAAAATTTAGCACGTCAAACATCAAAGTAATGAAAGAATTGTAGCCAACTAGCCTAACTTGCTAACCAACATACCAGTCAATgggataaaaatataattgactCTGCATGTAGAAAGGAGTAATTAACTTAATTTATCATTTACTTGTTGCCTAGCATGGTATGCAGCTGCATGATAGAAGCTTCTTCCTCGGGACAGAATGGACCACGTTTAATACCAGGACGGAGATAATTTGTCCACCGAAGTCGGCAGCTCTTGCCACATCGAAGGAGACCTAAATAAAAGATTCAGAAAAAGATTCACTTTTCAGTTTTGTAGATACATTTCATTGAGATTTACACCATCTATAGACGTGGGTGTCCTGTTCTAGGCCTTTATTTGGCTAGGTGAATGTAAAAAGTTACTTTGCAACTTATGCTGACTAGTGGCTATTAAATCTCCAGAAATGAAGGCCAAGAAAGTAACAATCCGGTAGTCTAGAAAACAAATGCATCATTTACTGTTTCAACTCTATTCATCAAGTACCTCTAAGTGATGCAATCGAGAGCTAACTATTGGTATTATGAAGAGGAAGAAATGTCCTCGAATTTGATAAATTTCCATAGTAAGGTGTAACATGAGGAATAGCGGTGTTACCGTCAGGTTGGAACTGTGCCATTGTGGAACATGAAGTTTTTCCTACCATGTCTTAGAGCCCTTGGTGATAGATAATATGGCTATAGCAGCAcaaaattgaaacatttaacaTACTCCAACACACTAATTTAACTGTTGCCTTCTCTTGGTAATTAGGTCCTGAATTTATGTAAATAACATGGTGTCAATTTTAATTCGTGAGCAAAAGAAGGGAAAGTCCATGAGAAGAGTAGCTCATCTTCGTGTCGCTACTCACTAGCTGATCCACAAAGACAGGAGACAAAAAAAGGAGATGGACCTTTCCTCTTCTGACCAACTAGACATattttttcatgttttgtctAATGAATCTGGGCTGCAAAATAAGCTGGAAGGATCAGTAGccaaccaaaaagaaaatttccaagATGCAACTTGATCCATCAAACAGTCCCATGCGGGCCATGCCTTATGCCAGCTTAGATGCCACAAACACTCagacaagaaagaaagaaaaagttacaagatggaaagaaagagaggacAACCTGCAAGTTTAGGGAGGGATCGCCAGGTACCATGCCCATTCTTGTTGATGTAGTCAACAAGAGTCTTGTCCTCTTCAGGACTCCATGCCCCTTTCTTCACTGCCTCTTTATCACAACATGGTGATCTTCCCATCTTCTTTTGCTTCGTCTCtcgtttcttcttcttttccatgTTCCTCATTCAAGCAACTACAACCGCAGAAAAAAATCCCACAAACAAATTACTGCCACTACTTAACATTTCAAAAATCCACTGGTTCATttgaacaaaagaaagaaaaaaaattgttttttcttgtgcacaagaaagaaaaagagagagtgaGAAAAGGAAAGAGGGACAAGAGGCTTTCAGATGATATAATTgtgagggaaaaaagaaaggactTTAAAGCACAAGAATGGAATCTCAAGACTATAAATGCATGAGGATCAGATTCATACAATAAGGGAAGTCATTATGGCAGACATCCAGAGACGACCACTGCAACAGAGTACCAACATTTCTATCTCTTTCATTTCTGCCCCCTCTGCATTTACTCCTTCCTTTGTGCCAATAAATACTTTTACATCAATTTATTTCCAAGAGCCACATTCTAACTACTAAGTATGATTCAAGGAGCAAAAGAATTCTTCTTACTGACGACTAATTACGACTATAAAGTTTCAACCTTTGGTCAAAGCAGAAAATTTTAATGCAATCCCATCTCAACAAATAGCACAAATATGTGAACGCATGCTGCTACTAATACATACACGCAGAGAGTATTACATGACAACAACATGTCCTGTGCTCGAGTCTGTTTTAGCGTGTGAGAAAGAAGATGATCGAATTCTCACCGGAAAATCCAGCAAGAGGAGAGCGGTGATTGGTTTGGACGTCGGTCTTGTGTTGGTTTTTGCTGTTAGCTGTCATAGTAGTGAAAATGCTGATGACTCGAGTCAGCAGAAAAGATGGCAAAAAGATTGTGAAACACCACTGCTCCACAGACGTCAGAGTGCCGACGCTAGTTTTGTTAGGGGGACTGGTTGGTTTGATGAGATTACCTAAGGCCACTTGGACTTTTCCGGGGAGCAACCGTGACAAAGTCGGTGGTTTTGTTACACGTGTCATGTGTTTTCCTACTGTTTCTTTCACCTCACCTGTGTTTTAATTTCGTGACTAGACTAAATAGACTAATGGggtataaatattttttttttaaaaaaaagggggggggggggggggcgatGATACAGTAGTGGCTGGTTTATTTCTTGGGGAAATACGAAAAGAGTTAAGAGGGTAGTGTTGTTGGCTTGGCTctgacctttttctttttcttcctcctgTTGGTCAAGTACTGCTAC
This portion of the Coffea arabica cultivar ET-39 chromosome 2e, Coffea Arabica ET-39 HiFi, whole genome shotgun sequence genome encodes:
- the LOC113730076 gene encoding remorin; its protein translation is MAEEEAKKVEPETASSEPPPPGPESAKALKDVAEEKPLVSVTEEKPLVPVPEEKHDDSKALGIVEKPAEEKPAEGSINRDAVLARVATEKRLSLIKAWEESEKSKAENKAQKKISAIGSWENSMKASIEAELRKIEEKLEKQKAEYVEKMKNKIAALHKSAEEQKAAIEYKRGEDLLKAEEGAAKYRATGTAPKKLLGCF
- the LOC113730077 gene encoding transcription factor MYB17, giving the protein MRNMEKKKKRETKQKKMGRSPCCDKEAVKKGAWSPEEDKTLVDYINKNGHGTWRSLPKLAGLLRCGKSCRLRWTNYLRPGIKRGPFCPEEEASIMQLHTMLGNKWAAIASHLPGRTDNEIKNFWNSHLKKRVKASLDQPESILTSDDFGLETPSTRHMVQWESARLEAEARLSMDPLLLSSSSAAKTECDYFLRLWNSEVGESFRQGVACQSPLSQVSSSIKDESTSGVTTQTDSARIFGSADATENQKQEEHMSCHNSEELLTGSDSSKSHELDNSSETKMQLLQDLPNGNDMEFLQEPIDDVSMYLQEPISLTDCYPWKQL